The Aricia agestis chromosome 3, ilAriAges1.1, whole genome shotgun sequence genome includes the window AATTAGGAGAAAAGGAAATATATGCAGGTACAAGAAATTTTAATTGTAACTAGTGGCTTAAACTCGGCCTGTCTCtcaattgtttaattttttaaatattttttagaagaCAATAAGATGAAACAAAGAGCATCAAGTATGAAAGACATTGCaagaaatatttacagaaaTCATGGAATTAGAGGCTTGTTTACTGGGCTCCTGCCTCGAATATTTAAAGTAGCTCCAGCCTGTGCAATAATGATATCAACATTTGAATATGGAAAACAATTCTTCCAACAATATAATACACAAAAATATAAGGAGAAAATGCAAAGGTAAATTTTTTACTCTTCTGAATACAATTATGTGGATGAATTTTTGGTGTTTTTAGTGTTAAAATTGCAATGTTCTGTTTAATGGAATGTTTCTTTGAGGTTTTTATTGACACATTAGATGTAAAAGTGCTTTTAGTAGAAGTAGTGCatgaatacatttttgttttcttttttcagAATGGGAATTGatgtaaaaataatcaaaacagACTAAGTACATACTAGTCATTTGACTGTTTTTTGTTTGCTTGTtaaataggtattattttttttctcgttTCTTCGTCATTCTTGGCTCTTTGCTATAAGTTATGagccttaaattttttttctcgttttttttaagagccggctgccaaattttgccctgttttctaataagtattacgatcctgGAAGACAATCGACTTAAATGaatttaagatttatttaatcattgtatatttatctgatatttgctaAACGGAAAACACAATTCAcatattttgactcgatagttatatttttcgaaattatgaatttttctgggcttttcaacaaatatctgtaatacttattgagttactatcattaaataacttgcactactaagTACTACAATTACACACTTGATAAAATAATGgcaaaaggaaatattagtattgtattgaatttttaagtaatcatcaaaaacagtttgggacttacgacctttactttcgtgctataatgcgggaactgttgttacgcgatattgttcactattagctgcagcgtaaATCACATTGCTCGGGAACAcaattcatggaatcattatatcacgattggaggatagcagGATGTGTAGGTGGGGCTGGCGTACTTCCAAATTTTTGGCAGCAGGCTCTTAAtccaaaaaaatcattaaatacttgttattaatgaataaaataGTTATGATTCATTATAAGAAAAGTAcctaaagtaaatattttttaagattttagcttataacattgttttaaatgttttatggaagtatttcttttttttcaggCACCAAGAAATCATCCTTCTTAAAGAAGTAGCAAGTAAGAAAGATTTCTCATCCTACTAAAAGCTTCCAATGAAAATtagtgttatttaatatttaatagaataattGTGTTGGTGGtttagctttaaactcatactcataattagaaaatattataattaaaagttaatttgAAATTTTCGAATGAATATTATCTTGacattttttcatgattatgatttagtacaaaatatgtaaatagtaCAAACATGGTTATAATGTTTAGACTTTAGCCGTCTATGTAAATATAGTGACATACTatgctaattaaaaatattgtttaattccTTCTTCTTAATTGTAGTGTTTCAAATGTTccaaaaatgtttaaaagtgGGGTGAAGTTGAGGTACCAATAGTTGGGGATGTGTAAGCTTTTGATGCATAttgtatcataattcataataagatGTCTAATAGCTTAGGCATTAGTACCTCATCCTGCCTCTCTGCCTATTCTCATCTTTAGTTGTGGTATTgagtttagtttagtttattacTACCACTACCATTTGCACTTAATCATCACCTCCAACTGTTGTTATCTCAAATAAGAGCATAATGTAGTAAATACGTCATAAGTTTCactcttttaaattattttgtaataagtataaccatcacaaaaataatataaacatgttgtataaaaactatttattatgacTAAAGTAATTACATTAGTGTACTATAGGTCCGAGAGGTTCTGCTTTGATATTACCTAAATCAAGTCGACTGTCTATTGATTCATCAATTTGTCCAACTATGGCAATATTGTCTCCTCTTATAATGTGCAGTCCAAGAACAACTTGTGCTACTCCTGTTGACGATGAAAACACCCTTTCGTGGGATTcatctaaaataatattgatggtTTGATCGAATCCTTTTAGGGTACCGATGAAGTTGCGCCCGTCCGATGTTATAACCGACACTGTTTGGTTCACGTAATTCTCCAGCCCAGATGCCATTCTGAGTGGTGATTATAAATAGATTGTTTTTGAAACTTTCTGTGCAATTTCTACTCAAAAATAGACGTAATCTTTGAAAAATGCACGTTGCTTTGATTGTAAACACTTGCAAAGCTTGCGGTTGTAGAATTGACAGTTGACAATCTTTTGACATGacgtatttttttcttattatggcacttcggctatataaccatggccagtgtcaagtattataaatggcgggaaaacagcTGTATTGTTCATTGTGGTACCTACTATAGACtagagagagccttatatcggtatATAAGCGTCAAAAAGCGTGTAAttttatgtcctacttactaggacataaaggagtcggtctgcatatttcatgtaataaaagtgttaataaaggtttttagtgaacatttaatgctagctattgttgagttttgtggttccgctaaataataaaacataagaatggtcaaagaatgcctcaaacacgtggatttaacattaaatgcgtaagttttgaacaacgttttttgggctttccAATCggtatttttaagttaatttataagttaattaatcccttattcgtgctatataaggcattagtgctaaaactGTCACATCAATTactaatttggctataaaaattgcatagatttttacgtgtgtttacggattctcatcacttgaactatagttaatcgatatcatgaactaattgactttctttcctgtatcataatgtgcttcgaaacaatcgacaaatagaaatattcaaattcaaattcaaatattttatttgccagaatatggtacaaaaaagatgttaataataataaataatagcacaaaCATATTCTGCCATACACGGcgtgcaaatatttaaatatagataatacataatagcttggattacaataattaattaaaacagtaagattgaaataaattagatacagtaaataacattttataaattcattAATAACATTCTATAGATTcaataattataactttaataattacattttataactttaataattattacattttatgaatttattaattacattttatttaattctttatcattaatatattcatttacagaataatagcatttttttatcaatagtTGAAATAATTGTTTCTTAAATATTCTTgggttattgttttttattacgtCAGGTAAAaggttataaattttaattcccatacagaaagcatttttttttaatacgtctAGCCTTTGTGTAGGtacacataatttatttttgtgtctTAAAGATCTGCTTGTTTTGTCCGACTTTTGGTCGAAAAGGTGAATGTGATTcttaataaatacatttatttcgtATAGGTACATACATGGAAGAGGCAGacaattaagttttttaaagagCGGTCTACAGCTTTCTGTATAATTTGCACCAAATATAGCACGTATACACTTTTTTTGGGCGACAAATACTTTTTCGCAATCTGTTGAGTTGCCCCAGAGGATAATGCCATATCTTAGCACGTATGCAACATAGCCATGATATGCTAGCAACGCCGATTCTTGAGTGCTGACGTTTCGTAGTCGGTTTAATACAAATACGAATCGGTCTAATTTTAAGCAGGTTGCTTCAATGTGTTTtttccaattaaaatatttgtcaaTATTTACTCCTAAGAATACTGTATTGTCtacaaattttacaattttaccaTCCAATACAATATTTAGATTCATGGATTTTCTATTATAAGTTTGATATTCCATTATATTAGTTTTGTCAATATTGATTATGAGGTCATGTTTTTCTAGCCATTTTTTTGTCAAATTAAGAGtgttattaatttcattttcgaATGtcaaagtattattaattttgtctttaattattatagtaatgtcATCAGCGAATAAAATAGAGTCATGGGGTATACTTATTGggaaattatttatatagaaaagAAACAGTTGAGGCCCTACGATACTTCCTTGGGGAATTC containing:
- the LOC121725224 gene encoding U6 snRNA-associated Sm-like protein LSm8, whose amino-acid sequence is MASGLENYVNQTVSVITSDGRNFIGTLKGFDQTINIILDESHERVFSSSTGVAQVVLGLHIIRGDNIAIVGQIDESIDSRLDLGNIKAEPLGPIVH